The following nucleotide sequence is from Mucilaginibacter sp. cycad4.
CATCGTTTTGGTTGAATCGGCAGGGTTGCCTTTAGCTGCGCTTGTATCGTTTTGACGGGTGGTATTTTTATCGCTGCTGTGACATGAAGTAAAAGCTATTGAAGCTGCTATAAAGGTAAGGATGATGAATTTTTTCATTGATGATATTTATGGTTTAACGTGAATGATGTGGTTCAGTTTTATGATTAGGATTTTGTTCGCTGGCATAAATTAAGGATATTCACAAATAAAACCAATTATGAAGCAGCTGATTTACGGAATACTAATAAGCATACTGTTAGCCTCGTGCTCAAAAAAGAGCACGGAACAGCCACCGCAACCCCATACTATAAAAGTTACGGTATCGGGCGCCGATGCGTTTAATGTTTCATTATCCGAATATAAAACGACGGATAGCAGCCCCAAAATTGTTGATGCGAAAGCTGTTGAAAAAGGATCATCATATAGCTATACAGCTACATTGAATCAAAACGACCAGGTAACCCTGCTTGTCACATCAGACGTATCCAATACCGTAACCTACAGAATTTACGATAATGATAAAATAGTGGTACAGGATACCGACAGGGAAGTGGTTACACACGGCTCGGTTACAGTAACTTATGATATCCCTTAGTATAAATTACTGTGCCTTCTCTACCCGTAAACCTACGTCGCTGATCTCATGCAGGGGGTTATCACGCATGTTTTGTTCAATTTGAAAACGGTAAACACCTTTTGCCGGGAAGTGATAATTTTTACGCAGCAGTACCTGGTAACTGTATAAATTACCCGATCCTTTGCCCAGCCATTCACCATCCGGGTTGGCCAGCTTTACTTCAAAACGCGTAGTATGTGTTTTTTTATCGGGGGTAATCTGGTAAACCAGCACGAAAATATTGGAGTATTTATAATTGCCGGTTACCCGTAAATTGAGGTATTGGTTGTAGGCTGCCTTTTCATCATCAACTTTAACATCAAAGTTTACGCGGTTAACGTACGACCAGTTATGGTCGGCAATTTCGGTGTTGGTATCAATGATGCTGTTAGGATCGGTACAGGACCCGGCAAGCATGGTTACCAAAAACAATGCTGCCGGGTAAATGATATTTAAAGCCCGTTTCATTCAGGTTTTGCCTGTTGATTATTGTTGTTATTATTATTCCGGTTTGGGCGGTTTGGCCTGCGGCGCCTGTTGTTATTACCGCTTCCTTCACCCTGTGGTTTTCCCTCGCCTTGCGGCCTTTGTTCACCCTGTGGCCTTGGTTCTCTTTGAGGTTTGGCTTCACCCGGTGGTCTGCCCTCTC
It contains:
- a CDS encoding gliding motility lipoprotein GldH encodes the protein MKRALNIIYPAALFLVTMLAGSCTDPNSIIDTNTEIADHNWSYVNRVNFDVKVDDEKAAYNQYLNLRVTGNYKYSNIFVLVYQITPDKKTHTTRFEVKLANPDGEWLGKGSGNLYSYQVLLRKNYHFPAKGVYRFQIEQNMRDNPLHEISDVGLRVEKAQ